From Schaalia sp. ZJ405, one genomic window encodes:
- a CDS encoding transaldolase family protein encodes MIAESQVADVMFTLRDCGLPVATGQDAHVERVLDTPISEQVFRHIQERAKGIGVSQEFKKILEAFPTRSGHTPAGFRRMLKFEGNELTVDLVRDISCDVDSLKRPTKVLYSADSANPYEVAPIAPFLSNLTCNPGIIYDLFLNDPSANVGGKFKNRDEVIQELGDILGPGCDISVELNNPFEMDYSRIIEEVERFKEILTPWRLVVKVPHTGPVNATNVEQLLMGDKRLSTPYGEGTTEDRLRGHNLALRLAQDGYKVNFTLMFEPYQTQMALQARPYFINSFIRHRKMQTERIYGLMRAFEATGDRAFLKDLRSYMMEVDLLPDGAHSCDLMSVLDQATALLHVRGVNDSGAVGDGLDAVRHSLRALRNSHLPDTRLIICSMEGDYNYPDIDRLVMEPEFADMAHRIIITAEPQYLARFTSANQVVSYQRRFMNAAAGQK; translated from the coding sequence ATGATTGCAGAATCTCAAGTTGCTGACGTGATGTTCACTCTCCGTGACTGTGGTTTGCCAGTTGCGACTGGTCAGGATGCTCATGTTGAGCGTGTGCTCGATACTCCGATCAGTGAACAGGTGTTCAGGCATATTCAGGAGCGAGCCAAGGGGATTGGGGTGTCTCAAGAATTCAAGAAAATTCTCGAGGCTTTCCCAACTCGGTCCGGACATACTCCAGCTGGTTTTCGGCGGATGTTGAAATTTGAGGGGAATGAACTCACCGTCGACCTCGTCAGAGACATTAGCTGTGACGTTGACTCCTTGAAACGGCCGACAAAGGTTCTGTACTCGGCGGATTCGGCAAATCCGTATGAGGTGGCTCCTATTGCACCTTTCTTGTCGAACCTCACGTGTAACCCCGGAATTATCTATGATCTCTTTCTTAATGACCCCTCGGCGAATGTCGGTGGAAAATTTAAGAATCGTGACGAGGTGATTCAGGAACTCGGAGATATTCTTGGCCCAGGTTGCGATATTTCAGTTGAACTGAATAACCCATTTGAAATGGATTATTCGCGCATTATTGAGGAGGTTGAGAGGTTCAAGGAAATTTTGACACCTTGGCGACTCGTCGTGAAAGTTCCTCATACTGGTCCAGTTAATGCAACGAATGTTGAGCAGCTTCTCATGGGAGACAAGCGACTCAGCACGCCGTACGGTGAAGGAACAACTGAGGACCGGTTGCGTGGGCACAATCTTGCATTACGACTTGCGCAGGACGGCTACAAGGTGAACTTCACGTTGATGTTTGAGCCGTATCAGACTCAGATGGCTCTGCAAGCACGCCCATATTTTATCAATTCGTTTATCCGACACAGAAAAATGCAAACGGAGCGGATTTATGGTCTCATGAGGGCCTTTGAGGCTACGGGAGATCGTGCCTTCCTCAAGGATCTTCGGTCGTACATGATGGAAGTGGACCTGCTTCCTGACGGTGCACATTCGTGTGATCTGATGTCTGTGCTTGACCAGGCCACAGCTCTTCTTCATGTCAGAGGCGTGAATGACTCCGGTGCGGTGGGAGACGGACTCGATGCGGTGCGTCATTCGTTGCGAGCTCTAAGAAACTCTCATCTGCCTGACACGCGTCTGATCATCTGTTCGATGGAAGGCGACTACAACTACCCCGATATTGATCGCTTGGTGATGGAGCCAGAGTTCGCCGATATGGCGCATCGAATCATTATTACCGCCGAGCCGCAGTACCTTGCTCGTTTTACGTCAGCGAACCAGGTTGTGAGCTATCAACGTCGATTTATGAACGCGGCGGCAGGACAAAAATAA
- the deoC gene encoding deoxyribose-phosphate aldolase, with amino-acid sequence MNLTVEEYAQHFDMALHLQSSTEEDIRGHARAAREAGVAACYTNSMWTPVVAQELHGSQVRVGTAISFPYGCTSTAMKFAEIDEGLECGATAVDMVVNIGRLKEGDDAYIAKEIEGLVERTHGVAISKVIYEVCFLTDDEIQRLTRICCDAGVDYVKTATGSEGFPTEAQVKIMRDSITNESTKLKVSGVPRTFTMPATLWMIDKLGVSLIGTRSAAKLVRQYADYCAEN; translated from the coding sequence ATGAATCTGACAGTCGAAGAATATGCGCAGCACTTTGATATGGCGCTGCACCTACAGAGTTCAACCGAGGAGGACATCCGAGGTCATGCTCGCGCTGCTCGCGAAGCCGGTGTCGCCGCGTGCTACACCAACTCGATGTGGACACCAGTTGTCGCGCAGGAACTTCACGGATCACAGGTGCGTGTGGGGACGGCGATCTCGTTCCCTTACGGTTGCACATCGACTGCGATGAAATTCGCGGAGATTGATGAGGGACTCGAATGCGGTGCAACCGCAGTCGATATGGTGGTCAATATCGGTCGGCTTAAAGAAGGAGATGATGCCTATATCGCCAAAGAAATCGAAGGACTCGTGGAGAGAACTCACGGTGTTGCGATTTCCAAAGTCATCTATGAGGTGTGTTTCTTGACCGATGATGAGATTCAGCGTCTCACACGCATCTGTTGTGATGCCGGCGTGGACTATGTCAAGACTGCTACGGGATCTGAAGGCTTCCCCACAGAAGCTCAAGTGAAAATCATGAGAGATTCGATCACCAATGAGTCAACGAAACTCAAAGTTTCTGGTGTGCCGCGGACGTTCACCATGCCGGCAACCCTGTGGATGATCGACAAACTTGGTGTCTCCCTCATCGGCACTCGCTCCGCAGCAAAACTCGTCCGTCAGTACGCCGACTACTGTGCCGAGAACTAG
- a CDS encoding xylulokinase produces the protein MADYLIGIDAGTTGCKTIVFDLDGHILGQDYREYPCVYPGPGLVEQTYDDIIPPLIDSCRAAVEASGVPAEEIRALSFSSQAPLLAMVDHNGELVRPFVSWQDLRGAPYIPRLRESYGAEKFYRESGDPLGTNSAAPKWVWLKEHEPQNWARTAWFLSEQEFLMKEWGAREYWTDLSSASREGMLDVDTMQWSEAIHDLVGIPISRRAQVVAQPGTPIGTISADIARKTGLSEKTLLCLGAHDQNCSTFGGGAVRGGDCVMVMGTFGSCYVVMDEPLRDPQRKLVVKPNHGMGNWTIEAFSNTSASSFRWYRDTFCEAEQIAGRVADLDPYDIITTQAQKAPIGAHGVTFLPYLGGASGARQNPDARANFSGMTLATKKTDIARAVLEGVSFEMRDILNAQAAAGIEIGTIRLVGGAAKSAFWSQMLADIFQRPIEILRTSEAGCLGAAMYAGVGAGLYESCQAAADRAVAVVGRFEPNPDNAQAYDEAFERFVNTYEGLASTVF, from the coding sequence ATGGCTGATTATTTGATTGGTATCGATGCGGGAACAACGGGCTGCAAAACCATCGTTTTTGACCTTGATGGACATATCCTCGGTCAGGACTACCGTGAATATCCCTGTGTCTACCCTGGACCTGGACTAGTCGAACAGACCTACGACGACATCATCCCTCCGCTGATCGACTCATGTCGCGCTGCGGTTGAAGCATCTGGGGTTCCGGCTGAAGAAATCCGTGCGCTTTCTTTCTCATCCCAAGCACCACTTCTGGCAATGGTGGACCACAACGGGGAATTAGTTCGGCCCTTTGTCTCCTGGCAAGATCTCAGGGGTGCCCCGTATATTCCACGGCTGCGTGAAAGTTACGGAGCTGAGAAGTTCTATCGCGAAAGCGGCGATCCGCTCGGGACAAATTCCGCAGCTCCGAAATGGGTATGGCTCAAAGAACATGAGCCGCAGAACTGGGCGAGGACTGCGTGGTTCCTCTCAGAACAAGAGTTCCTCATGAAGGAATGGGGAGCGCGAGAGTACTGGACGGACTTGTCATCTGCATCCCGCGAAGGGATGCTGGATGTTGACACGATGCAGTGGTCAGAAGCGATCCATGACCTCGTCGGTATTCCCATTTCACGGCGCGCTCAGGTTGTGGCGCAACCTGGAACTCCGATTGGCACGATCAGCGCGGACATTGCTCGTAAGACCGGACTGAGTGAGAAGACACTCCTGTGTTTGGGAGCGCATGACCAAAACTGTTCGACCTTTGGTGGAGGCGCCGTCCGCGGTGGTGACTGCGTGATGGTCATGGGAACGTTTGGTTCATGCTACGTCGTGATGGATGAACCGCTGCGGGATCCTCAACGCAAACTCGTGGTCAAGCCGAATCACGGTATGGGGAATTGGACAATTGAGGCATTCTCGAATACCTCGGCCTCGTCATTTAGGTGGTACCGCGATACCTTCTGCGAGGCAGAGCAAATTGCCGGACGCGTGGCAGACCTCGATCCCTATGACATCATCACCACCCAAGCGCAGAAGGCTCCTATCGGGGCACATGGGGTGACGTTCCTGCCGTATCTTGGTGGAGCTTCCGGTGCTCGCCAAAATCCAGATGCGAGGGCGAATTTCTCAGGGATGACGCTCGCGACGAAAAAGACGGATATCGCACGTGCGGTTCTTGAAGGAGTGTCATTTGAGATGCGTGACATCCTCAATGCTCAGGCGGCCGCGGGGATTGAGATCGGAACAATTCGTCTTGTTGGAGGCGCAGCAAAATCAGCTTTCTGGTCACAGATGCTGGCAGATATTTTCCAACGCCCCATTGAGATCCTTCGGACCTCAGAGGCTGGATGCCTGGGAGCGGCGATGTATGCGGGTGTAGGTGCAGGACTCTATGAGTCGTGCCAAGCAGCCGCTGATCGTGCGGTTGCGGTTGTTGGTCGCTTCGAGCCGAACCCTGACAACGCGCAAGCATACGACGAAGCATTCGAGCGCTTCGTCAATACCTACGAGGGACTAGCAAGCACGGTGTTCTAG
- a CDS encoding GntR family transcriptional regulator, with amino-acid sequence MKFGPLDRDSSIPLYAQIEDTFRQLIQSGELSSGDRLPSENALTEMFGVSRMTLRGVLNSLVDDGFFYRVPGKGTYVAETKIAALSPAYQGIREQLEHMGYKIRTELVRMDTTLPSRTVRDGLGITHSVPVHEIVRRRFIDEAPVSIHRSFIPVHLAPELNTFDLLNDQLCVILEREYGLRAAKTHEQLEAVGATPEEAKFLGLKTASPLLLLEDQIYTDHNQAFEYSKILFRGDRMKLHFDYGHTK; translated from the coding sequence ATGAAATTTGGACCACTGGACCGAGACTCTTCAATTCCGCTTTACGCACAGATTGAAGATACGTTCCGTCAGTTGATTCAGTCGGGAGAGCTTTCTTCAGGAGATCGTTTACCCTCAGAAAATGCGCTCACAGAAATGTTCGGTGTTTCCCGAATGACTCTTCGAGGAGTGCTCAACAGCCTCGTTGATGACGGTTTCTTTTATCGAGTCCCAGGAAAGGGAACGTACGTCGCAGAGACGAAAATTGCTGCCCTCTCACCCGCGTATCAGGGAATCAGAGAACAGCTTGAGCACATGGGATATAAAATTCGGACCGAACTTGTCCGTATGGACACAACACTTCCGTCAAGGACGGTCCGCGATGGACTTGGAATCACCCATTCTGTTCCCGTTCACGAAATCGTCCGGCGGCGCTTCATTGATGAAGCTCCGGTGAGTATCCATCGCTCGTTCATTCCTGTGCACCTCGCACCAGAGCTCAACACATTCGATCTACTCAATGACCAGTTGTGCGTCATCCTCGAACGCGAATACGGGCTGCGAGCAGCGAAGACACACGAACAACTTGAGGCCGTTGGTGCAACACCCGAAGAAGCAAAGTTTCTTGGTCTCAAGACTGCGTCTCCACTTCTCTTACTTGAGGACCAGATCTACACCGACCACAATCAAGCCTTCGAGTACTCAAAAATTCTCTTCCGCGGAGACCGAATGAAACTTCATTTTGACTACGGTCACACGAAGTGA
- a CDS encoding LacI family DNA-binding transcriptional regulator has protein sequence MKDKKPTSRDVARRAGVSQTTVSYVMSGRRAVAPQTEERVLKAMEQLGYQPNFGARALKSNRSNVIGVVIPHHSGADPASQNQFLVALTSEARRHNYDLLLVTDDEGTEGLRRTIDTALCDGLLIMEVLSNDPRAQMVADAQTPAVFVGIPDAHTPVIAIDADYVWAGQQAVRTLSKRGHRSITFLVPGDETLRDLNFIERFRQGVFSEANEQRIHVDEHRVYTSYEHTLDHLAGLNTRRGDALLLAPGVPTDDWCNALDSIGLTPGSHVSLLASSWDPMRSHTLMHPSYFDMRMGELTHQTVTLLLQRIHTEAPIQPDHTLVKPDFHEGETLMNQH, from the coding sequence ATGAAAGACAAAAAGCCGACAAGTCGTGATGTTGCACGCCGTGCCGGTGTTTCTCAGACAACCGTGTCCTACGTGATGAGCGGCCGGCGTGCGGTTGCCCCTCAGACCGAGGAACGCGTCCTCAAAGCGATGGAGCAACTGGGATACCAGCCTAACTTCGGAGCCAGGGCCTTGAAGTCCAATCGATCCAACGTGATCGGCGTCGTGATTCCGCACCACTCAGGTGCCGACCCTGCTTCCCAGAACCAGTTCCTTGTTGCCCTCACATCCGAAGCACGGCGGCACAACTACGACCTCCTCCTCGTGACCGATGACGAAGGCACCGAAGGACTGCGCCGCACCATTGACACCGCCCTGTGCGACGGTCTACTCATCATGGAAGTCCTCAGCAACGACCCACGCGCCCAGATGGTTGCCGACGCTCAGACCCCTGCCGTGTTCGTTGGAATTCCCGATGCTCATACTCCAGTCATCGCCATTGACGCCGATTACGTATGGGCTGGTCAACAGGCGGTAAGAACATTGAGCAAGCGCGGTCACCGCTCGATCACTTTCCTCGTTCCCGGTGATGAAACCCTGCGCGATCTGAACTTCATCGAGAGATTCCGTCAAGGAGTTTTCTCGGAGGCCAACGAGCAGCGAATCCATGTTGATGAGCATCGGGTGTACACCTCGTATGAACACACCCTCGACCATCTGGCCGGGTTAAACACCCGCAGAGGGGACGCTCTGCTGTTAGCGCCAGGTGTTCCCACCGATGACTGGTGCAATGCGTTGGACTCTATCGGGCTGACACCGGGTAGTCATGTCAGCCTCTTAGCTAGCTCATGGGATCCCATGCGATCGCATACTCTGATGCACCCCTCCTACTTCGACATGCGGATGGGGGAACTGACGCATCAAACGGTTACTTTGCTCCTGCAACGCATCCACACAGAAGCTCCGATCCAGCCCGACCACACCCTCGTTAAACCGGACTTCCACGAGGGAGAAACCCTGATGAATCAACACTAA